CATCCTGGTTGAGATATTCTGTGAAATTACGGGATTTTGCCCGCGTTACTGAGCAATGCATGCAGAACATGTTTTCAGATGCTCCCCATATATTGTCCTATCCCCAGattcttcctacacaatggtcTTCCCTTAAGTTTTGTCTCCATTCTTTGACCCTGCCCTGGGTCTGCACCATTTGCCTTTCCCGTGAAGCTGCTGATTGAGTATTTGCAGTTTGCTCCTGTACTAACCTGTGTCAGAAAATTGTGCTGCGGATCCTGGTGCAGAGGGGAGACTGTTCCCATTGGCCCAAACCAGGCGTTTATGGTGATCTCATCTTCATCCCTGTCACCGAGACAGCAGTAATCTGGTATGTGGATATCCTGCCTCAACTCTGGGATCTGTGCAGCAGAGAAAGAATGCAACTGGATCAATTCCTCACAGGAAATAAACCAAAGACGAATCATCCAAGATGGGTAATTCCGCATTTTGTCTCAGGGAAGGAGGCTGTGCAGGTGGAACGTGTATCGCGGCATAGAATATTAAAGTAGCTTCTTCATGGCAGTGAACATTATTCAGTTAAACTTGTTTACAGCCAAAGTTAATGATATAACAGGAGAACAGTTTAAATTTTGGCAACAGGCCAATTTTACTAGGCTGTGGTAATCTAGCAACAGTATTCTCACAAGAATGGGATGATGCCAATGTTGTAATGAGCCAATAAGTGTAAAATATTGATAAAGATAGTAAATTATTGAGAGGGTGGCATATTTGAAAATAGATGAATTCAATAGGCCCAGATGAGATTtatttcaatatatatttttcatacAGATAGTTCATCTGGGCCTGCTGGATTTATCCACTTCCAAATATGCTGCTAAAAGGGAAGTGTTTAGAGAAAccgttccttcggcccaccgagcccacgccgaccagcaaaccccacacactaatactgtaCTACACGCACTAGTGCactatttatcaagccaattaacccacaaacgtgtacgtctttggagcgtgaaagaaaaccggagctcccggtgaaaacccacgtaggtcacgtacAAACCATACAaagagcacccgtaatcaggatcgaacctgggtctctggtgctgtaaggcagcaacactaccgctgcgccacagtgccgcccttggACAATTTTTCAAACCTCCTGGGCTTTTGGAGAGCTGCTAAGGACAGCCACACTGCTAGTGCATTGTCGTTCAAAAAGCGAGGATGGAATAAGCAAAGCATTTACAGGCCAGTTATTTTAGCTTTGTTGAGTAAGTAATCAACATGCATTCTCAGGGACCACATAAACCCTCATTTAGCAAGGCACTCAACATGGAGTTGTTAAGGAAAGGTCACCTTTGATTACAACTGAATTTTTCAATAGTAACAAGGAAGGTTGGTGAAGGTAGTGTATTTGATGTACTCTGCATAGATTTTGGCAAGGCCTCTGATATCCCACATTGAGGATGGCTCGGAAGTATGAAAGCCCAAGGGAGGATGGCAATCTGTTTGCTGCCACAGACAACTTAGAATCCAAAAGGTAATGTGTGACAGGTATTGTGACGATTGCCTGTTACCCAGTGGGTTTGGTATTTGGAATATATATTGATGATGATTGTAGACAAATGGATGGGATATGAGATAAATGACAGAAAGGTACCTGTTATTGGCAGTGAGGAGGAACATTTCAGACTGCAGGAACGTACAGGCAGTCTGGCCAGTTGGATAATTGAAGTTAATTGagatgatgcatttggagagaaagGGCGGGCTACTTAGAGTGAGGGATTATGTAAGTGATTATGTTAGTGTATAACAATGCGAGGTAGACCACACTTGAGTAATGCACAGTCATtatggtcaccacattacaggaaggatataatTGTATTGCAGGAAGGAGATTTACGAAAATGTTTCTATGACTGGAAAATTACAGTCATGTGGAAAGATTGGATAAGCTCGGGAACAGATAAAAACTTAGAAGGTATGTAAAACAATGAAGGGCATGAAGAGAGCTGATAGGAAGTACTGATTTCCCTTGGCTGATGGGGGGCAGAAACCACTGGGAGAGATAGCAGGATGGGAAAAAGTTTCATCCAGAGGGTGGTAGGAGCTTGGAACTCACTAACTAAAGGATGGCGGAACACAAACCCTCAGCACATTTAGACAGTTGTTGACTATCTGGCTAGAAAAGTAGAAATGATTTATCAGTCCCGATGCCTACCTACTGGAGGCAAATTAAGTTTGTTCTGATGGCTAAAAGTGGTCAAAGATATCAGCACCTTTAACCTCTGCTTATTTACACAATGGGCATGTTAACCTGAAGCCAATGGTGGTCAGGGAACTGCCTTTAGCTTGGAAATTCTTCCACATTGGACAAACTGCATTAAACGGGTACTGCTTGACAGGCTATATATTGTGGGCCGGGGAGGAGGCAGTTGACGTTATGGTGTAGGGGCTGTCCTTAGAGGATGAGAGGTTTGGCAGAATACTTCAATCACTTTGACGTTTGACAAATAAAAActattttaatgtattttttccACTTCTAATCAATTTAAATTTACACGATTCCGTTAAATTAATGGTGTGTGCTAGACGATTGACCAGAGCTATTAAACATTAAAAGCTTTTGCCAGCCAACATATAAAAAGTAAATCTCAATCAAATCATATAAACCTGAATTGATTTAAATTATTCCGCTCACTTGGCAGTTACCTAAATTAATTAGAGAAAGAATTTGTCGATTCATTGAGCCTGTGAGCATGAGGAGAAAATTGACATCTATTGATGTTTTTGAagaaaaattgcaaatgctgcCCCTTTTAAAGAGCATCCACTTGCAGTATATTTGAAGTGCTGGATTCCATGGGCTGGCACCAGGGTAGACCTGCTCTCCAAGTACGGCTAAGAGGCAAGCTTCGACATGGTGGCCTGCACCACCTCAATTGCGTTGAGTGATTAGTTTTCTGGTACAATTCTACAGTTTAGCTCACGTGAAGGTTCGACCACAAGACAGACCTCTGTATCCAAGCCCCTGTGTTTGAGAAAGCAACTCCCAGCATGGCAGCAATGTACAAAAAGGCAAAGGTGCAGGTCCAAAGGTAAATGGGCCACACGTGACATGTGGCTATCGAGTCGGTCTCCCAGCCCACTCCTGTGGAGGGGACAGAGATAGATCCTCACCTGCTCAAACAGCTGATGCTGAGCTAGATAGCCAATGGGGTTCCCCTCCTCCTGCAGGAAGCATCAGAAAGTCAATGTTTAATGCAACAGAAGgagatttaattcagtttagtttagtttagagatacagcatggaaacaggctcttcggtccaccgagtccgcgccgaccagtgatccctgcacattaacgctatcctacacgcactagaaacaatttacacatacaccaagccaattaacctagaaacctgtacgtcgttggagtgtgtgaggaaaccgaaaatctcggagaaaaagcccacgcaggtaacggggagaacgcataaactccgtatggacagcacccgtagtcgggatggaacccgggtctccggcacagcaagcgctgtaaggcagcaactctaccgctgcgccaccgtgccgccctaaacacGACGACAGGATGGAGTGCTGCTTCCAAGGTGCCAGGGTCATATGGAATCTCTATTGCTAGTCTCATATACATGTGGTGCATCTCTGTTCCAATAGGGAGTGGTTGGAGTTCAAACAGATGGCAGAAGCAATGGGAGTAGAACAGAGTATATGAATCATCCCTCAGGGCACTGTTGGCCAATGAAAATGTTGGGCTGGTGTAGACACCCTCAGGATAAAGCAGTTATGGGAGCTGCCAGGAAACACACCACTCATCATATAAAATTTGTCTCTTGATCCATGATGTTTGGATAATTAGGGAATAGAAACCTTTGAGGTTTCTACGGAGGCAAAATGTTTTGGGAATGGAAACCCTTTCTATTGATGAACAGATCCAAGTTATTCATAGAGTTTATGCGTGGCCTTGGCCCAGGGCTGTGGGCATGCTGGCCAATCTCGGAGCCTGATATGGTAGTTTTCCTCGCTGACAAAAATAAAGTCACCTCTCCACGATTCCAGAGCCTCGGTGACATCTTTGATGCTGCAGCAGGGAGCAAAGTAGGGAGCGAGTCAGTGGGCATGAAGTTGACTGCTACCATGACACTCACTTCCACTGACTGCCCTTTGAGATGTCCCCACGTCAGCAAAATGTCACCATAAATAGCGAGTAAAATAAAAACTGTGTTTGTTCTATTAAGACTGTTCCATAATGGTTGCAGGCTAGAGATTTGACTCCAACTTATCTCAGTacagtatagggccctggtaagaccacatctggagtattgttttgaatctacagttttagtctcctaatttgaggaaggacatccttgtaattgaggcagtgcagcgtaggttcatgagattgatccctgggatggcgggactatcatatcaggaaagattgaaaagactaggcttgcattcactggagtttagaaggatgagaggggatcttatagagacatataaaattataaaaggactggttgcaggaaaaatgttcccaatgttgggtgagtccagaaccaggggccaaagtcttagaataaagaggaggccatttaaaactgaggtgagaaggaactttttcaccaagagagttgtgagtttgtggaattctctgccacagagggcagtgaaggccaaatcactggatggatttaagagagagttagatagagctctaggggctagtggaatcaaggtatatggagagaaggcaggcacaggttattgattgtggatgatcagccatgatcacaatgaatggcagtgctagctcgaagggccgaatggcctcctccagcacctattttctatgtttctatatgttacAGGCTGGGATTTGCATTGCACAGTGACTGAAATCATAGGGATGTAACCAAGGTTGGTAAACATCCGGTGCATTGACATGAATCACAACACAAACTAACCAGACCAATTTGGCAACTGACACACAGTTGCTTTGGGAAATAACTCGTTGCCTGGAAATGATCAGTTACTGGTTGCCTGGCACTGAAAAAATAGTGCCACGTGATCTACTTGGACAGTtatgtctttagagatacagcgtggaaacaggcctgttggcccaccacgccgaccagtgatcaccctgcacactagcactatcctacacactagggacaatttacaatttttaaaaagccaattaacctacaaacctgtacgtttttgcagTGCGGGTGGAAATGggtgcacccgaagaaaacccacgcggtcacatggagaacatacaaactccgtacagacagcacccgtagtcaggatcaaactcgggtctctggcgctgtaaggcagcaactctacctctgagccactgtgccactcttactTTGTCAGTTTGACTGTGGAGTAGGGGAGCCTACAACTTCTGAACTCTTTCTCCGGACAGCTGATTTCTGTACATGAAGCTCTACACAAGAAACTCTACAGCTACACCATAGTTTCCAGGTTCAGTATAAGTAATTGGTACTTTGGCAGCATGTAACTATTTACTGGGTTTGAAAATAAATTGCGCTCAGAACTCAGTGGACTGGAATAAATGGTGATGTCAGGAACCAACCTGATGCAGTATGTACTTGTCAATGAACTCGCCCACAGTCATCAGAGTCTGGGACCATTCCTCATCTGTGTAGCGAGAGCCCAGTTCCACGGGGACAGTGCGGCAGCCTGCAATCTCTCGGATGTATTCCACACTGTAAAGAATGCACAGCTCATCTATGAAAATCAGGCACACTTATCTTAAACATAGTGTAAAGTCGTTATTATCTCAGCTTCAATGCTAGGGATGCTGATCATTAAACAGAGTTCAACGCCTCTGGGGCAGTTAAAATGGTAGGCAGGGTGTAGAACTGTCTGTGAACTCAGTAAGCATGCAATCCAGTCCAAGGGCAGGGGAGAATGGCTCATTGCACTGTTGTTTTACTTGGGTTGCAAGGACTTGCATACGGTTAGCAGAAGAAAAATGACTGGGCTGCTTTCACTGTGATGCATGGCATCATTACAGTGCAAGGTTACTGCAGATAAGGTAATTATTATTCATTAATCAAACTCCCACCCAGACAGGCTTACAAAGGCGCAGAGCACAAAGCTTCCTGAAAAATGTCTTTTACAGCTTAATACCGATAGAGAATTAATACTGTGTTCTTGCAAAAAAATCACAATTTACCCATTGGAATTCACATGAGGGATGGAGTATGCTGACAGTTTATCTAACGATTTGGGCAGTGAGAATGCTGTTGCCAATGACAGGCGTTCTGTACCCACCTCCATTTGGAGTCCTTCACAGCAGGCCAATGATCAACAATGCCCTGTAGTATGACAGGCTTATGCGGAATGAGATACTGAGCCCGGAAACGTTCCAGTGAAGGGCAATGGACCCTTGGAACTTCCATTCCAGTTTGGATCTCCTTTATCAAAGGGAGAGCAACCTGCAGTCTCTGGAATTACAAAGTCAGTTAAATGTTTCAAAGTACTTTGAAGCAGCTTTGCAAGCTGCTATCACTTGATCTCAATCCCAGGGTTTATTACTGCCAAATTAGTCTTTATTTAATCCAGCAAGTGACCGAGATTAGAACTAATTTCTCTGAATTTCACAGAAATTGCAACAAATGGAAAAGAAAACCCAGCCAGCGTTGGAAgccttgtggattttgggaaggagatagagaggggcagTACGGGGTTGTGGAACTACAGTTTGGAGGCTCTGATGGGGAGATTACCAGAGGTGAAGAGATCAGGAACtgtctgggagatggtggtctgGTGTTCGTCTATGGGGGCATGGTCAAGGCATAGATATGAGGAGGTTTCTGAGAGCTGGTGCTTGCCCTCAGCACGGTGGAGGCCAGCCTTGCCAGACTACGACACCTCCCTTGCCGGCAGCATTGATAACAATATTGGGATTGCTGGGCGATTTGCAGTGGCCACTTAGCTGTTCATCTTTggaaaatgggaggaaactggtgcacctgggggaaacaaacatggtcgcagggagagtgtgcaaactccacactgacagcactggagatcaagtttgaatctgggtctctagcgctgtgaggcagcaactctaccagtcatGCTACTGTGCCTAGTGTAGgagtgaaattaaaagtgaaaaaggtGGGTTTGAAAGAAAATGCAAAGATGTTTAATAATGAGGTAAACCAAGGAAAGAATGCATAGTAAGGGACTGGAGTTGGAGGATGTGGCTAAGTTTCTTTATTAGCACTATACTGCTGTCTTCGCGACAAGGAGAAATGCTGCCGATGTTGTAGTCAGTGTGAAGTAATAAATGACATTAAACTTAGTGAAAGTATTCAAAAATTATCATTACTTGAAAATGGATAAAATATCAGGCCCAAAGGAACTATATTCCAAGTTGTTAAaagggaggaaattgcagaggcaCTGAGTTGATTTTTTCCAAGTCCTCCCAAGCAGAGGATTGAAGAACTGTTAACTTTGTATCCTTGTTTGACAAAGAGATAAATCAAGTAATTACTggccagagacacaaggaactgcagatgccggtatacaaaataaaagacacagtgcgggagtaactcagtaggtcaggcagcatctctggagaacatggataggcgtcgTTTTGGGGCAGATTGaataaagggtcctgacctgacacgtcacctatccatgttctccagagatgctgcctaacctattgagttactccaacactttgtatcttttttttaaattgcaagtcAGTCAGATTTGGCAGCAGTCAGAACTATTGGAATCAATTCTAAGGGACCGTCTAAACCTTAATTTAGAAGGGCATAGATTAATCGTCGACAGTTAGCATGCATTCGCTAAGGGTTAGTTGTGTACTTGCATGAGATATTTTGAGATGGTAACAAGGAGGATTGAAGTGGGCAGTCTGATGTAATCtgcatggatttcagcaaggtttttgacaaggttctgcatggtaggcggGTCAAAAGTAAAAGTCCTTGGGATCGAAGGAAGAGTGGCAAATTGGATATAAAATGAACTCATTGGCAAGAAGCAAAGAGTCGATGCTTTTGGGCTTGAAGATTGTTCAAATGTGCAATTTCTTTGGGCATGGCACTTAGTCCCTTAGTTTCTAAATTATAAATTAATGCTTTAGAGCTAAATAACAAAGCCAATCTAAATGATGAACAGGGTCCACTagcatgtggatatgcaaggaCTAATTGGGGATAATCAGCATGGCTTTGATTGTGAAAAATCACATCTCATACATTTGACAGAGATTTTTAAAGAGGTCTCCAAGAGGACTGACGAGGATGGTGCAGGTTGTCCAAATGGACTACGGATCCAATGAGGCCGAGGAGAGACTTAATTGGGACATATAAAACTAAAAGGAACCAAGATAAAAACAAATGGGGAGAACTTGTTTCCTTTAGCAAAGAGGTTAAAAACTAGGGATCGTTGGAATGTAAAATTATACGTCATTCAGAGGATGGTAAGAGTTTGGAAGTCACTGTCGTGGCGGAAACCCCGATCATATTCATAAAGTACTTGCATGTGTGCCATGGAGTTGGTTCTTGTAGGGCTGCACGCAAAGTGGGTATCTAGAGGCTGGGTGGGTTATTTTTTTTCTGACTGTCACAGACATAATGGGTAAAACACCCTCCTTTGAAGTGATTCATGTTGTGATTCCTAAGGCACCATCTGCCCCACCTATGTTTTGAGAGCTTGTGGATCTCACATTGGTTTCATCAACCAGCACAGAAGCTACAGAACTGAAATGGGAGCAAGTTTTCTGACAGTGAAGGGAGGAGAGGTTGTGCTTCACCCAAAGAGCAACTGATCAGTTGGAGCAAACAATTGTTTTAAGCAGTGGAGGCAATTGTGGGCTGTGGGATTAACTCTGTGCCTTGACTAGCTCTTGCAGAAAGCCCAAGTGATTAGGGTCATACagtatggcccttcggcccaacttgctcacaccggccaacatgtcccatccacactagtcctacctgtctgcatttgacacatacccctctaaacctctcctatccatgtacatgtccacattttaaaaaaaaaattgcgatagtacctgcctcaactacctcctccggcagcttgttacaatacacccaccaccctttgtgtgaaaaagttacccctcagtattaaatctttcccccctcaccttaaacgtatgtcctctggttctcgattcccctactctgggcaagagattgtgcgtctatccgatctattcctctcacgattttgtacacagaTCACCCGTTCTCATTTTGATTTTTCCAAATTCCATCACATAATGTGTCACAGTCAATAGGAGCTGGGGTTTTTCCCAAAATGATACCACTTAACTCTTTATGTCTATTCCCAAATCAGCAGGGATCGACAGGTCAGGATCTTTGCTTGCCTCCCAACTACACGACACTTCGGATCACCCTGGGATCCAGAGCGAAACGACAAGGAAACATCATTTAATCTTCGATGCAGAAATTGCTAATGACTGAAGCAGCAAGTTGGCAGTTTCAAAGTTCCATTTCCCACAGCAGCCATCCCTTCATCCTTCTTATCGCTTTAGAGCCAATTAGCCTTGAATTATGGGCAGTTGTGCTTTCAACTTCTGGCACATGGAACTGGTTTGAAAACACTCCAAACTGATCACATGTGCAGCACTCTTGTCCATTTTTATTCCAACTACCACTCATTTCAGGACCTAACCCTCTGTATTTTAAATGGATAAAAATTGGAATTGTTTTTTTAATAGCCCAGATTTTAAAAGTAACAGTAAAGCACCTGGAGCAAGTGCATAAAGTGTAAAAGTACTACCTTTTGGCAGGAATTCTGATGGGATCCAACATCTTCTAGAGATCTCTTCCTAGGTTTATTGTGATTCTGAAGGACTTTAACCAGTCTGATGAGGATATTGTCCATTATGGCCATTCCCATCAACAACCCTTTGTCACAAGTTTCTATTGCTTCTCTAAATGCTGATCCCTCCTTGCACAGGCACACAGCCTTAAAGAGACAGCCATATGAAAAGACTCTCCTCCACTCCTTGTCCACATCCTTCCAAGTTCCAACGTTGAGCTTCTCCCAGGAGTAGTCTATGACAGTCTGACTCATCTGCAGGCATTCGGCAATGTCCTGGCCTTCATACAGTAACATTGCTGCCTGCTTTAGTAAGAAGACAAGACTCCCGCTCACTATTTTGTTGAACGTCAAGTTTATGTCCTCTAATTTGGGTGGCAAAACTGCCATAACTTCAGCCCAGATGGCAGACATCTCCTGATGACTTTCTCCAAAGTCAGTTCGATGAGAAAATGCCCAACTGAGGGAGATGATCAAacctgcaaaaaaaaatcagccgTTTCCAAACTGGTGCTGGAAAAGAGGTAGACTGAGATTGAGTAATGCGTTATGGCAGCAACACGAACTGTGTCTGGTGACTTGTCCAAATCTTGACATTGCTTgaggatgggcacaaagtgctggagtaactcagcagatcaggcagcatctctggagaaaaggaataggtgacgttttgaatcgatatccttcttcagactcttctttatGGATGATTCTAAACAAAGCAGAACAAACTTTGTGATCATTTTTCTAATAATATGGAAAAAACAATAGCAACAATCTCCATTTACATAGCACCTCCAATGCATAAAAAACTCCCAACGCATTTCACAGCATTAATAAACCAAAAGAAAAGTGACAATGACCCATTTAAAATGCACAAGGCCACAAAGTTGTCAAACAGATTAGCTCTAAGCAGCATCTTAAAAGAGGAAAGAGGCAAAGAAAGTACTTTCTAAAGTACAAAATAAAATCAGACCGCTGAGACATTGCACTAAAACCATTTCATCTCAGCAATATGCTAGTCTGATATCACCCAACATTTCACTCTTGTACTATGGTAACCAGTCTGTTTGTGCAGAACAAAGGCAGGTGAGACATCTCCTCAAGCGCTAAATCAGAGAGCAGCCAAGTGAAGATCCATAACTGTGCTGAAATGAGGGAGGGTTGTCACAAAGACAATATATAATGTTACAATGAGGGTCCATCATGCAGTGTTACAGTGAGCAGGTATGATCAAAGTCTTATCATTGAGCATGATGCAGAGTGCATGTTCATGTGTAGTAGAGATTATATTTTACTGGTAGCATTGAAATACATAGTGTTACAGTCAGCAGGTACTATCAAAATATTGACATGTAGCATGTTGCAGAGCATCACATGTTCATGTGTAATCAGCATTACATGTTCATGTGTAATGCTCTGCAACATGCTGATTGACAATATTTTGATAGTATTACACATATTCATGTGTAATACAGAGATTCTATTTTGCTGGTAGCATTATAGTACAGACTACCGAGAGAGCTTTTTAATGCCTTTTCTGATGGACTTGGAAATAAGAAGGTGGATATGAAAGTATGATGTTAAGGTCCCACAATAGagccattcccctccctccctcttgctCTGCATTAAAGAAAGTGCAGTTAATATAATCTGAAATTCATGTCAAGACAAGAGTGATGGGTGGAGGGGCCCTCCTCATTCATAATACAGTGTGTGGGATTGTGCTCCTAACTCTTTCATTGCCTATAAACCTTGAAAATACTAACACACCCATAACAGTTGGAACAGTTCCCTTTACACCAATTAGTATTATGAAGCAATTCAGCAAATCTTCACCATTAAGTAACGTGTTACCTAACTACATCATAAAACTGGCTTCTGAAAAGTTAATGGAATGGTTACACAGATAATAATGTGTGTCTAGGGAACAAGGGTCCTTTTTCTGCACAGTGCCTCATGCAGATAGCAACATTGGCGTTGGCAGGTTGCCTTCTGAATTGACAATGGCTGTGTTAAAGTTACTGTCTGTCTCGATTCGATTCCAAGTGAATCTGAATCCATGGAACGCCACTGGCAGTTAAAAGAGACTTACATCTACACCAGGGAAAGATGTGGGAAATGGAAGCTCTCTGCTGCCCATGGAGATGCTTTAGGAGGATGGGGGTTAAGTCATGGGGTTGGAATAGCTGAATAAGGGAACCAGTTAGTACCAGGCTCAGGTTAAACTGAACCAGAGTGCGTTTCAGGCTGACAGAGTGCTTCTGAAGGACTAGCATGCAACCAGACCCTAATTAGAAAAAGTCACCAAATAAATAATACAAAACTGCTTTGTCAAGTGAGCTGCGAATTTGTTGTATCTATTCCTTTTCGTGAGTGGACTGTTAATGTCTACATTTGTTTGCCTACCTTGCATGACACTTCCAATTGCAATGCAGCATAAGCAGATGTTCTTC
This is a stretch of genomic DNA from Rhinoraja longicauda isolate Sanriku21f chromosome 21, sRhiLon1.1, whole genome shotgun sequence. It encodes these proteins:
- the kdm8 gene encoding lysine-specific demethylase 8 encodes the protein MSAIWAEVMAVLPPKLEDINLTFNKIVSGSLVFLLKQAAMLLYEGQDIAECLQMSQTVIDYSWEKLNVGTWKDVDKEWRRVFSYGCLFKAVCLCKEGSAFREAIETCDKGLLMGMAIMDNILIRLVKVLQNHNKPRKRSLEDVGSHQNSCQKRLQVALPLIKEIQTGMEVPRVHCPSLERFRAQYLIPHKPVILQGIVDHWPAVKDSKWSVEYIREIAGCRTVPVELGSRYTDEEWSQTLMTVGEFIDKYILHQEEGNPIGYLAQHQLFEQIPELRQDIHIPDYCCLGDRDEDEITINAWFGPMGTVSPLHQDPQHNFLTQVVGQKYIRLYSPEETPKLYPHPTHLLHNTSQVDVEKPDLANYPEFELANFQECILNPGEVLFIPVKYWHFVRSLDISFSVSFWWS